A stretch of the Hydra vulgaris chromosome 09, alternate assembly HydraT2T_AEP genome encodes the following:
- the LOC100215941 gene encoding sentrin-specific protease 1 isoform X2, giving the protein MFAAVKNQFQSFFTSGNNTKTQAECTPNKRKRSHSNMNQTISPPDKRKKSTDENDENNIIPTSKWILSNLWKYVTGVHPIDHQDQSAKKFSEILKVNDKHTDLLSSQSTQRGTFSQISNKSTMVFDLTYDNDVIETIENEDIFDLSKVSINISDIQYPNDQPLGSLCRKANNENFIRLEEKRRYKEILDKFTSVYTFSNRDVHQEVVNISKITEFDYSNKNLKFEKIDLTLKNVYKRNRNDFNKITPKSVASPILSNTLTLPMCSTSKNEEILNNTIEDNTLKTNQSSLLDLCWIKKWRENLDPITLERERQIKEEERKVARIKQSKDEKFEKFLKNLDAKNENEFPNLTDDMIKIIKKVLSHGPPTEVITSGFDANITRADLSTLRDSCWLNDEVINFYFNLIRERSEKNSNIPKIHIFNTFFYPKLVKTGFAGIKRWTRKTDIFSYDMILIPIHLGMHWCLAEINFINKHLVYYDSLKGNNMSCIIALKDYLLQESKDKKNECFNFTGWQELMPKDIPEQMNGCDCGVFACKYAEYRSRNAKFTFSQENMPYFRQRMIYEITSKKLL; this is encoded by the coding sequence ATGTTTGCTGCAGTGAAAAATCAGTTTCAGAGTTTTTTTACATCAGGCAATAACACAAAAACACAAGCTGAATGCACtcctaataaaagaaaaagaagtcaTTCAAATATGAATCAAACAATTTCTCCTCCAGATAAGCGTAAAAAATCAACcgatgaaaatgatgaaaacaATATCATTCCTACATCTAAATGGATCTTGAGCAATTTATGGAAATATGTAACTGGAGTGCATCCGATAGATCATCAAGACCAGAGtgcaaaaaagttttctgaaattttaaaagttaatgacAAACATACCGATCTTTTATCATCTCAAAGTACGCAAAGAGGTACTTTTTctcaaatatcaaataaaagtaCAATGGTTTTTGATCTAACATATGACAATGATGTAATAGAAACCATTGAAAATGaagatatttttgatttatccAAAGTATCAATTAATATTAGTGATATTCAATATCCAAATGATCAACCTTTAGGATCTTTATGTCGTAAAGCAAATAATGAGAATTTCATTCGACTTGAGGAAAAAAGACGTTATAAGGAAATTCTTGATAAGTTTACTTCGGTTTACACCTTTAGTAATCGGGATGTTCATCAAGAAgttgtaaatatttcaaaaataaccGAATttgattattcaaataaaaacttaaagtttgaaaaaattgatttgacattaaaaaatgtgtACAAACGAAACcgaaatgattttaataaaataacaccaAAATCAGTTGCATCACCAATTTTGTCAAATACATTAACACTCCCAATGTGCTCTACAtctaaaaatgaagaaattttgaataatacGATTGaagataatactttaaaaacaaaccaAAGTTCGTTACTTGATCTGTGCTGGATTAAAAAGTGGAGAGAGAATTTAGACCCAATTACCTTAGAGCGAGAGCGTCAAATTAAAGAGGAAGAAAGGAAAGTTGCACGCATAAAACAAAGCAAAGATGAAAAAttcgaaaagtttttaaagaatttagatgcaaaaaatgaaaatgaatttcCTAATTTAACTGATgacatgataaaaattattaaaaaagtgcttTCTCACGGTCCTCCAACCGAAGTAATAACTAGCGGATTTGATGCTAATATAACTCGCGCTGACCTGTCAACACTTCGAGATTCGTGTTGGTTAAATGacgaagtaattaatttttattttaatttgatacgCGAACGCAGTGAAAAAAACTCTAATATACCAAAAATTCatatctttaatacttttttctatCCAAAACTAGTTAAAACCGGGTTTGCAGGTATTAAGCGATGGACTAGAAAAACAGATATTTTTTCATACGACATGATTCTCATACCAATTCATCTAGGCATGCATTGGTGCTTGGCAGAGataaatttcattaataaaCATCTTGTATACTACGATTCTTTAAAAGGTAACAATATGAGTTGTATAATTGCTTTGAAAGATTATTTGCTTCAGgaatcaaaagataaaaagaacGAGTGTTTTAATTTTACTGGTTGGCAAGAGTTGATGCCAAAAGATATACCAGAACAAATGAATGGCTGTGATTGTGGAGTATTTGCATGTAAATATGCAGAGTATAGAAGTCGAAATGCAAAGTTTACTTTTTCGCAGGAGAACATGCCCTACTTTAGACAACGAATGATTTATGAAATTACCAGTAAAAAACTGCTATGA
- the LOC100215941 gene encoding probable ATP-dependent RNA helicase DDX41 isoform X1 yields the protein MKRYRREKESSESDLEKEVEDYVPYVPVKERKKQALTKYKKAEKVKEIEKESDDEGKKDQEIEIKKNAVSLLDQHHVLKEQAELIKETEIEKRLKEEQKILESIAEHKALMAATELAHGITYTDPIKTSWVPPRYVLNYSEERHAQTRKRYCILVEGHNVPPPLKRFKDMKFPRSILQCLKRKDIKSPTPIQMQGLPTVLSGRDMIGIAFTGSGKTLVFTLPIVMFCVEQEKVLPFRKGEGPYGLLIAPSRELAKQTYDIILEFSESLRMDGAPTLKILLCIGGTSVKDQAENIKHGVHIVVATPGRLMDLLNKKLITLDVCRFLCLDEADRMIDMGFEDDVRTIFSYFKGQRQTLLFSATMPKKIQNFARSALVQPVTVNVGRAGAASLDIIQEVEYVKQEEKILFLLKCLQKTAPPVLIFAEKKSDVDDIHEYLLLKGVEAVAIHGDKAQEERHRSVTQFRERKKDVLVATDVASKGLDFPNIQHVINYDMPDDIENYVHRIGRTGRSGKTGYATTFINKNCEESVLMDLKHLLIEAKQKVPLCLAEMESKDPYLNLGDTQGCSYCGGLGHRITECPKLEAMQTKQAVNIGKNGYLASNAADY from the exons ATGAAAAGGTATCGTAGAGAAAAGGAATCTTCCGAATCAGATCTTGAAAAAGAGGTAGAAGACTACGTTCCATACGTACcagttaaagaaagaaaaaaacaagcCCTTACTAAGTACAAGAAAGcggaaaaagttaaagaaatagaaaaagagAGCGACGACGAAGGAAAAAAAGACCAGGAGAtcgaaataaagaaaaatgctGTTAGTTTGCTTGACCAGCATCATGTTCTTAAAGAGCAGGCAGAGTTGATCAAAGAAACTGAAATtgaaaaacgtttaaaagaagaacaaaaaattttagaaagtatTGCAGAGCATAAAGCGTTAATGGCAGCCACAGAGCTTGCTCATGGAATTACATACACAGATCCTATTAAAACGTCTTGGGTTCCTCCTCGTTATGTTTTGAATTATTCAGAAGAAAGACACGCACAAACACGAAAAAGATATTGTATATTAGTTGAGGGACACAATGTACCTCCTCCTTTAAAGCGTTTTAAAGACATGAAGTTTCCAAGATCTATTTTGCAATGTTTAAAACGGAAAGATATTAAAAGTCCTACTCCAATTCAAATGCAAGGCTTGCCAACAGTGTTATCTGGTCGTGATATGATAGGAATAGCATTTACAGGGTCGGGAAAAACACTGGTTTTCACTCTTCCGATTGTTATGTTTTGCGTAGAGCAAGAGAAAGTGTTACCGTTTAGAAAAGGTGAAGGACCTTACGGTTTGTTAATAGCTCCATCTCGGGAGTTAGCAAAACAGACATATGATATAATTTTAGAATTCTCTGAATCTTTGCGTATGGACGGTGCTCCAACGCTTAAAATTCTTCTTTGTATTGGCGGAACATCGGTAAAAGATCAAGCGGAAAATATAAAACACGGTGTTCACATTGTTGTAGCAACTCCAGGTCGACTTATggatttgttaaataaaaagctaATAACGTTGGATGTGTGTAG atTTTTGTGTTTGGATGAAGCTGATCGCATGATTGATATGGGCTTTGAAGACGACGTTCGAactatattttcttattttaaaggaCAGCGACAAACGCTTTTATTTAGCGCCACAATGCCAAAAAAAATACAGAACTTTGCCCGAAGTGCACTTGTACAACCTGTTACTGTTAATGTTGGTCGAGCAGGTGCAGCAAGTTTAGATATTATTCAGGAAGTTGAGTACGTTAAACAAGAagagaaaattttattcttacttAAATGTTTACAGAAAACTGCTCCTCCTGTACTTATTTTCGCTGAAAAAAAGTCCGATGTTGATGATATACATGAATATTTACTACTAAAAGGTGTAGAAGCTGTAGCTATACACGGTGATAAGGCTCAAGAAGAACGTCATCGCTCGGTTACTCAATTTCGTGAACGGAAGAAAGACGTCTTAGTTGCTACCGATGTAGCATCTAAAGGACTTGATTTTCCGAATATTCAACACGTGATCAATTATGACATGCCAGACGATATTGAAAACTACGTTCATCGTATTGGAAGAACCGGTCGATCTGGAAAAACTGGCTACGCCACAACTTTCATAAACAAGAACTGCGAGGAATCCGTCTTGATGGATTTAAAACACCTTCTTATCGAAGCTAAGCAGAAAGTACCGTTATGTTTAGCAGAAATGGAATCGAAGGATCCATATTTAAATCTCGGGGACACTCAAGGTTGTTCTTATTGTGGGGGTCTTGGTCATCGTATAACAGAATGTCCGAAACTGGAAGCAATGCAGACGAAGCAAGCGGTAAATATTGGCAAAAATGGATATCTTGCTAGCAACGCCGCTGactattaa